Within the candidate division KSB1 bacterium genome, the region GGGCGCCAAGCTGGGAGAATATAAGATGAAACCTACACCTGAAGCACGTTATCGCCTGCGCCTGGCGCAAGGATTTCTACAAGAGGCTCGACAGGATATGGCGCTGGGACGCTGGCGTGCCGCCGTGGATAACAGTCAATTGAGCGTAGAGAATGGCGCAAAAGCGGTACTTTCTCTCATCGGGCCGGTGGGACGCACGCATAACCCGGCCGTTCAGCTGCAGCAGGTGCTTCAGGAGGGACGTTTCTCGCCCCAAGAAGCTCCGTTAGTCGAAGCCCTCACCAGATGCGCTGAAATGTTGGGCCCTGACATTCATATCCAGACCGATTATGGAGACGAGGCCGGAGGTTGCACTCCGTGGGAACTCTTTTGTGAAGATGACGCCCGTCAGGCACTGCAAATGGCTGAAGAAGCCTATTCTCTGGCCGAACGCCTTGTTCGCGGAGATGAGATATAAGTAATAATAAGTTGGAAATACTTGCTGAAAAATTGGCAAGCCATGCTTCTTGCGGAAGCAATTGGATGGCTGCTCGACTACAGCAAATATTCCGAAGAGCATTTGAAAACTCAGGCGCCACATAGTAGCTCTAAGGCGTTGGCGCAGATGGAACCGGCAAAGATGAGCAAACCACAACAACAGGAATATGAAAAAGCCAAAAAGTGGTGGGAGCGTGAAGGTAAGGCCATGAACGAACGGCCGGCCACGCTCATCGAGCCGACGCCTGAGCCTACCGAACAACGGCTTCAGCGCGAGTTT harbors:
- a CDS encoding HEPN domain-containing protein: MKPTPEARYRLRLAQGFLQEARQDMALGRWRAAVDNSQLSVENGAKAVLSLIGPVGRTHNPAVQLQQVLQEGRFSPQEAPLVEALTRCAEMLGPDIHIQTDYGDEAGGCTPWELFCEDDARQALQMAEEAYSLAERLVRGDEI